Part of the Caulifigura coniformis genome, CAGCGAGGCGAGCTGTTCCTTCTTGATCTCGATGCTTTCGCTGTAGTTCTCCACTTTCGAGATGCGGTTGATCACCTCGGTGAACGCGTTCAGGATCGTCCGCTGGTAGTCGTAGATCGCTTCCAGCTGCACGGCGTTCGCGGTGCAGTAGTCGGCCTTGATGGCGGACTTGTTGAGCACCGGGGCGACAAGGTCGCCGGCCAGGTTGGCGATGAGCGCGTCGGGCGTGATGAACAGGTACTTCGGATTGAACGCGTTGTAGCCCACGCCGCCCGTCAGCGTCAGCGACGGATAGAAGCGGGACCGGGCCACCTGCACGTCGAGCCCCGCCGCGGCCAGCTCACGCTCGGCCCTGCGGATGTCAGGCCGGTTCTGAAGCAACTGCGAGGGGACGCCGACTTTGAGCGAGTTCAGGTTGAGGTTGATGAAGTCGGTCGACGTCCGCGGGACCGGCTGCGGGAAGCGGCCGAGCAGGAAGTTGATCCGGTTCTCCGTTTCCACGATCTCCTGCCGGACGATCAGTTTTTCGCTCTGGTTCTTCTGCACTTCGGCCTGGAAACGCTGGACAGCCAGCTCCGTTCCGCGCGCGGCTTCTTTCTTGGCGATCGCAATCTGCAGACTCTGTTCCTGCAGGGCGATCGTCGCATCGAGCGTCTCCAGCCGCTTGTCGAGCGCCATCAGCCCGTAGTAGTTCTCGGCGATTTCCGCGACGAGCCGCGTGACGACGTAGTTCCGCCCGTCCCTGGTACCCAGGTATCTGAGCGCGGCGGCATCGCGCGCATTCCGCAGCGCCCGCCAGATGTCGACTTCCCAGGTGACGTTTGCCGCGACGAGGAAGTCGGGGAGGGGATCGGGGAATGAATGGCCGGAGAGATTCAGCTGGCTGTCGACGGCCCCCGCTCGCGTGAAGGTGCTCGATTTTTCCAGGCCGGCCCGAGTCCCGAGAGTCACGAACGGAAAGACGGCTCCCCGCCGCTTCAGCACTTCATTGTTGGCGATCTGAACTTCCTGCCACAGGATCTTCAGTTCCTGGTTGCCCGCCAGGCCTTCCGCAATCAGGCAGGTCAGCGTCTGGTCGTTGAAGAACTCTTCGAATCCAACGTAGGCCGAGTTCTCCGCGGTCTGCCGGCCATTGAAGTCCGAAGGCAGCGCATGCCCGGGCTCCGGGCCGCACAGATCGGGGATGTGGCAACCCGGGAGAGACATCATGCCGCCCAGCGCGAGCGCAGCGCTGAAGCAACGCTTTTTCGAAGATCTCACAAAGTGGATCATCGCCACCATCCTTGATGAATTCGCGTCTGTCAGAAATCCGTTCCGACAGGTCGTCGTGACGTTCAGGACGTGGGACGTCTGCCTGTCAGACGTCCTGCGTCCCGCCAGCTTCTGCGTTCAGGTTGTCCCGCCAGTGACGCGGTTTCTGATCGATCCGGCGCTCGTCAGGCAGGCCGTCGGAACAAGTCCGTCAGTCGGCTCCGACGAGATCTTCAGAATCCTCCGAGGCGAAGCATCCCGCTTCGCTGGCTGCGGCAGTGGCTGGCAACCTCCACGTGTTTCATCGGACTGCTTCTTCAGGGGGCCGCCCGCTGCTCCGCAGCGTGACTGCTCTGTTCCCTGCAATGTCCGGGCTTCGGAAGAATCCCGTCCGACATGCCGTGGGCGTCTCTGCGACCTTGCAGAGACGCCGCGCCGATGCCGCAAGCCGAGACTCATTGCCGCCGCCCGAACTTTCCAGGTACGCGGTTCATCGACCTCGGGCCTCCGAAGTTCCGAATCTCGTCCAGCCAACTCAAGCAGAATGAATAAGTTGATGCCTATGCGGGGGGCAGTGTGTTTTAGGAAGAGTGCGATTGCGGCGAAGAGTCGCAGAAAATGCCGCACGTTGAATAAGGACATAGCCCATCCGGCGAGGGCGTCCTACCGTTCGGGGTTTCGTGTCGCGTGCCTCTCAAGCCGGCCGCGACGAAGTCATCCGCCGCAACGGAACTTGCGAGGAAGCATGACGTTCTGCAAAGGAACACTCGTCTGCGCAGGCGCCGAGAGAAGTCTGACCCAAGGCGGCCCGCGACTCGTCTCCACGCCGCTCAAAAGTCCCCGAGAGGGTGTAGGTCTGTGGATGATGCCGAATTTATGTGGCGCAAACCGGCAGGATTGTCTCACTGCGGGACCCTGATGCGACAGCCGAAACTGCCGAACTCGTAACGTCGCGAGCGGGGGATGAGGCTGCTCGTCAGGCCTCGGGCGCCGGCGGAGTTTCCGGCCGTGTCCGAGGCTTTCTCCCGCCACCCGGCCTGCGGATCCGAGACCGGTGGTCGGGCGCCGATTCCGCGTCCCCGGCGGCAAGTTCCTCGATGCCACGCTTGATCGTGTTGGGCGACATGTGGATCGCCCGTGAGACGAGCGTCATTCCTCCATGTCCCAGCTTCATCGCTTCCGTGGCGGCCCACTGGCGGCGCTGACGCTCGTTCAACGAACTCCGCTCCTGCCGGTAGCGCTCCTGAAGCTCACGAATCAAGTCGTCCTGTGACATGAGTGTTTCAGCTCGGCGCGGTGTCAGCGGGGCGCGTCAGATGTCCGCTCGTGTCCTGCGGCGGCGGGATGGTGCTCCAGCAATTCGCTCAACGGTTCATCGGATTCGTCCTGGATCAGTTGGCCTTTGTCG contains:
- a CDS encoding TolC family protein; the encoded protein is MMSLPGCHIPDLCGPEPGHALPSDFNGRQTAENSAYVGFEEFFNDQTLTCLIAEGLAGNQELKILWQEVQIANNEVLKRRGAVFPFVTLGTRAGLEKSSTFTRAGAVDSQLNLSGHSFPDPLPDFLVAANVTWEVDIWRALRNARDAAALRYLGTRDGRNYVVTRLVAEIAENYYGLMALDKRLETLDATIALQEQSLQIAIAKKEAARGTELAVQRFQAEVQKNQSEKLIVRQEIVETENRINFLLGRFPQPVPRTSTDFINLNLNSLKVGVPSQLLQNRPDIRRAERELAAAGLDVQVARSRFYPSLTLTGGVGYNAFNPKYLFITPDALIANLAGDLVAPVLNKSAIKADYCTANAVQLEAIYDYQRTILNAFTEVINRISKVENYSESIEIKKEQLASLEASVDNASRLFQNARAEYIEVLFAQRDYMEAKLVLIDTKKEQLSAIVNAYQALGGGLFQYATHETVGGPIEEPLPSTDRIEEDAPSLAPPQPAAPQPEPAQPAPDAPGDAPPKVTPPAPDEPAGNS